The sequence below is a genomic window from Corynebacterium afermentans subsp. afermentans.
CCGGAGCCGACGGTTGTGCACTGGCACGGCCTGCACCTTCCAGCCACCGCCGACGGCGGGCCGGCGCTCATGTTCGACCCTGGTGAGTCCTGGTCGCCGTCGTGGACCGTGGACCAGCCGGCGGCGACCTGCTGGTACCACCCGCACCCGCACGAAAAGTCCGCCGTCCACGCCTACCGCGGACTGGCCGGGGGCATCGTGCTTGACGACGACGATTCCGCCTTCCCCGGCCTCCCCAACGACTACGGGGTAGACGACATCCCCGTGATCATCACTGACGCCAATTTCACCGAGGACGGCCAGCTGGACGAGGACAACGGCTGGGTCGGATCCACCGTGATGGTCAACGGCATGACCAAGCCGCGCTTCGAGGCGACCACCCGGCGCGTTCGCCTGCGCGTGCTCAACGGCGCGACGATGCGTTTCCACCACCTGTCCTTAGGCAAGCCGTTCCACGTGGTGGCCACGGACCAGGGCTTCCTGGACGCCCCGGTCGAGGTCGACGGCGTGCTGCTCAGCTCCGGCGAGCGCGTGGAGATCGTGGTGGACTTGGAACCGGGCAAGGACTTGATGCTGCGCAGCGACGGCCTCCCGGATTTAGGTGGCATGCCGGATAAGGAAACCGCAGAGATGTTCGGCTTCACCGACAAGTTCGACCTGCTCGAGATCGCAGCGCCGGCCGAGGACGCCCCCGAGGTGCCCGAGCTCGCGGATTCGCTGGTGCCGTTCGAGGTGCCTGATGCGGAGTCTGTGGAGGTGGAGCGCGAGTTCCGTCTCAACGGTGTGGAAATCAACGGCAAGACCATGGACATGACGCGCGTGGACTTCACCGTGGACCACAAGGGCCCGGAGATCTGGCACGTGACCAACGAGAACGACGACATGGCCCACAACTTCCACATCCACGACGCGCGCTTTGCCGTCATCGGTGTGGAAAACGGCGAGTTGGAGTTCACCACCGGCTGGCACGACACCATCACCGTCCCGCCGCTGGCCACGGTGAGCCTGCTTGTGCAGATGGGCTACTACCCGGACCCGAGCCTGGCGTACATGTACCACTGTCACATGCTCAACCACGAAGACAGCGGCATGATGGGCCAGTTCGTCATCGTCGAACCTGGCCAGGAGGCGGACCTGGATCTTCCGGCCGGCCCCGGAGGGCACTAGCCGCGCACGTTGTGGCCGATGACTGCTGGCAGGAGCAGGGGAGCGTCGCCGAGCAGCGCCTTGAGGTTGCCGTCGCGCTCCACCGCACTGGTGACAGTGCGGACCTTCGAACCGGACTTGTCGCGCCCGCGACCCCGGTTCGCGCCAGCCGCCATAGGGCCCGCAGCGAAGGCGCCGCCTCGCGCGCCGTGGGCGTTGTTGCTTGCCGCACCGTTCGCCCCAGCGGCGGCGTAGGACGAGCCCGCGCCGCTGCCGCCAGCGCCTGCACCACCGATACCTGGGCGCATGCCGTTGACACCTTGCCCCGTTCCGGAGTGTGATCCGGCTCCAGCGTTGAACCCAGCACCTGCCCCCGTCCCAGCGCCGCGGCCAGCACCCGGCGCGGCACCGAAACCGCGGCCGTTAGCGAAGCCGCTACCGGCACCGCTGCCGGTAGTGACAGCGCCGCCTGAACTGGGGCGGGCGTTGTTGGCGAGCCCTGCGCTATTGCTTCGACCAGACGCTGCGCTGCGGCCACCTGCGACGGCGTTGCCCGGCGCGAGGCCAAGTCCCGCCGCACCGGTGCCGGCGTTGGCGGGGCTTGCGGCCGCGTTGGTGTGCG
It includes:
- a CDS encoding multicopper oxidase family protein, which translates into the protein MSRRTFFRGTLLATAALAAAATGTACSTSSQTKPLGADEKARPLRIPPLYEGELDGNVRRFELTAQEGEFEIVPGMMTKTWGFNGPYQGPTLYMRRGEEIDMTVHNELPEPTVVHWHGLHLPATADGGPALMFDPGESWSPSWTVDQPAATCWYHPHPHEKSAVHAYRGLAGGIVLDDDDSAFPGLPNDYGVDDIPVIITDANFTEDGQLDEDNGWVGSTVMVNGMTKPRFEATTRRVRLRVLNGATMRFHHLSLGKPFHVVATDQGFLDAPVEVDGVLLSSGERVEIVVDLEPGKDLMLRSDGLPDLGGMPDKETAEMFGFTDKFDLLEIAAPAEDAPEVPELADSLVPFEVPDAESVEVEREFRLNGVEINGKTMDMTRVDFTVDHKGPEIWHVTNENDDMAHNFHIHDARFAVIGVENGELEFTTGWHDTITVPPLATVSLLVQMGYYPDPSLAYMYHCHMLNHEDSGMMGQFVIVEPGQEADLDLPAGPGGH